Genomic window (Achromobacter sp. B7):
GAAGCGCGCGATGTGAAGCGGTTGCAGAAAATCATCTCGCAGCACGTCGGGCAGGATATTTCTTGATCGCTGTCTGCTGAACTGTTTGCTTGCGGCGGCGTGAATCGCGGCGGCCCTTCCTGCGAAGGGGCCGCCATTTTTTTTTGCCCTTGGCTTTGCTTCAGGGATACCCCGTATGGCGGCACAAGCCAGAGCCGCCATAATTAGCAGATTATTTTGGCGCCAAAAATACGCGTGACATCTGCGCCGCACGCCGGGGAGTCTTCTGCATGCATCACCATTTCGTACCCAGAGCGCTTGCGCTCTCCCTGGCGCTTGCCGCCACCGCCGTTCCGGTCCACGCCGCCGTGCTGACCATCGCGCAACCGGCCGACATCCGCTCGACTAATCCGGGTGTCAACCGCGACAACACGACCGACGGCGTGGTGCTCAATATTGTTGAAGGGCTGGTCGGCTACCGCGAAGACGGCACCGTTGGCCCATTGCTGGCCAAATCGGTCGATTTGTCGCCGGACGGGTTGACCTATACGTTCACATTGCGCGACGGCGTCAAATTCCATAACGGCGCCCCGCTGACCTCGGCGGATGTGCTGTGGAGCTGGCAGCGCTACATGGATGCCAAGACGGACTGGCGCTGCCGCAGCGACTTCGACGGCCGCAATGGCCTGAAGGTCACCGAGGTAACCGCGCCGGATGCGAAGACCGTGGTGATGAAGGTGGACCGCAAGTCGGCGGTGTTCCTGGATTTCCTGGCGCGCACGGACTGCGGCATGACCGCCATTATTTCCAGGGACTCGGTGGCGGCGGACGGCTCGTGGGTCAAGCCGATCGGCACCGGCCCGTACATGTTCAAGGAATGGAAGCGCGGCGAATACACGCTGCTGACCGCGTTCAAGGACTACGTGTCGCCCTCGGGCGAGAAGCCGGATGGGTACGTGGGATCGAAGCGCCCGCTGGTGGACGAGGTGAAGTTCCTGGTGGTGCCGGACCCGTCCACGTCCAAGGCCGGGCTGATGTCCGGCGCCATTGACGCCAGCCAGATCACCAACACCGACGTCGGCGAACTGAAAAGCGTGAAGACGCTGACCGTGTTCAGCCCGCATGACGCCGTCAAGCATGTGTTGTTGTTCCAGACGCAGGACCCGGTGCTCAAGAACGTGAAGATGCGGCAGGCGATTGCTGCTTCGCTGGACATTCCGCAGGTGGTGGCGGCCGCGTCGGAAGGGCTGGGCCAATTGAACAATTCCGCGGTCTACGCGGGCTCGGCCTACTACAAGGACGCCGAGAAGAAGGGCTACAAGTACGACCCGGCGCGGGCGCAGCAGCTGCTGAAAGAAGCGGGCTACAAGGGCGAGCCGGTGGTGATCTATGCCAACAAGCGCGCCCACGTGCCCAGCTACCAGGTGGCGGTGATCGCGCAGGCGATGATGCAGTCGGTGGGTATCAACGCCAAGATCGAAGTGCTGGAATGGGCGACGCAGCTGGACCGCTACAACACCGGCAAATACCAGATCAGCTCGTTCTCGTTTTCGTCGCGGTTGGACCCCTCGTTAAGCTTCGAGCAGTTCTCGGGCGACAAGACCAAGCAGCCGCGCAAGGTCTGGGATGACCCGGCGGCGCAGAAGTTGATCGACGAAAGTTTCCTGGAGTCCGACCCGGCCAAGCGGCAGGCGATGTTCGATCAGCTGCATGCGCTGATGCTGGAACAGACGCCGATGCTGATGCTGTATAACGGCGCCGACGCGTGGGCAACGAATAAGCGCGTCGCGGGGTTCTCGGTATGGGAAGGCAAGCCGCGCGCCTGGGAGACCAAGGTGGTCGGCGCCAAGTAAGCGGGGCAGGGGCCGGCGCCCATTAAGGGCGTAGGCCCCTGATAACGGGCAGGCGGCGCGGCGCTACGGCCTTGCTGCGCCGCCCCATCCGTGCGTAGCGTTATGGCCCGACGCGTTCGACTTCCCACGCGCGCGGCTTTTTCACCGCCCAAGGCTGGTAGCCCTTGATGTTGCTGCGAAACGCGCCGATGTCCAGCCCGTTGTAGAGCGGGATGCTGGGCACATCGGCCAGGAACAGCTTGTGCAGCTGATCAAATGAAGCCTGTCGCTTGGCCCGGT
Coding sequences:
- a CDS encoding ABC transporter substrate-binding protein — encoded protein: MHHHFVPRALALSLALAATAVPVHAAVLTIAQPADIRSTNPGVNRDNTTDGVVLNIVEGLVGYREDGTVGPLLAKSVDLSPDGLTYTFTLRDGVKFHNGAPLTSADVLWSWQRYMDAKTDWRCRSDFDGRNGLKVTEVTAPDAKTVVMKVDRKSAVFLDFLARTDCGMTAIISRDSVAADGSWVKPIGTGPYMFKEWKRGEYTLLTAFKDYVSPSGEKPDGYVGSKRPLVDEVKFLVVPDPSTSKAGLMSGAIDASQITNTDVGELKSVKTLTVFSPHDAVKHVLLFQTQDPVLKNVKMRQAIAASLDIPQVVAAASEGLGQLNNSAVYAGSAYYKDAEKKGYKYDPARAQQLLKEAGYKGEPVVIYANKRAHVPSYQVAVIAQAMMQSVGINAKIEVLEWATQLDRYNTGKYQISSFSFSSRLDPSLSFEQFSGDKTKQPRKVWDDPAAQKLIDESFLESDPAKRQAMFDQLHALMLEQTPMLMLYNGADAWATNKRVAGFSVWEGKPRAWETKVVGAK